The following DNA comes from Candidatus Krumholzibacteriia bacterium.
AACGGCAGCTGGGATGGCCCATCCTGCAGAGCGCTCTCTGGCGCTCCGTGGTGGTGGTCGGCGATTCGACCGACGCGCGCATCGTGGCGACCACGGGCCCCGCGGACGGCGATCTCGTCGTGTTCGACACCCAGGGGCGGGAGTCCTTCCGCGCACCTGGCTTCGGGAAGTCGTACCTGCAGACGGATTCGCAGGGCCGCGTGTATGCCACCGGGGAAGACCGCATCGTCCGGTGGAGCTCCGACTTCTCCGAGCGTGAGGACTTCGAGTACGAGCTGCCGAGCTGGTTGCGCTTCGTCCTGCGCGAGACGTCCCGTCACGTGGAGTTCGTGTATGGCGAATTCAGGAGTGAGGAACCGACCATCGGCCGTATCCGGCTACCGCGCTGACGTCGCCCCCACAGACGAACACCCCGGTCGCATCCGCCACCGGGGTGTTCGTCCTTCACGCGCGATCGCGATCCGATCTGTCCGATCTAGCGGAACGACTCCTTCACCGCGCCCCACGAGGAATCGTCGGTGTCGACCGGTTCTTCGGCGAGCGCCCAGGTGATGCGGCCGCTGTTGGCGTCGAGCAGGAAGCGCAACGACACGGGATCGGTCACCTCGATCTGCACGGTCGAGGCGTTGATGCTCGGACCGTCGGCGCCGAACTGCTCGGCCCAGTCGTTGTTCACCGCGACCTTCCACTCGTAGGTACCGGCGGTGGCGATGTCGCCGACGAAGGTGTACACGCCGTCGCCGGCGATGATGTCACCGTCGAGGCCGTCGTCGTGCATGACCAGGCTGCCAGCTGGATCCCAGTCGGCGCCGCCGAGTTCGTCGCCCAGGCTGCCGACCAGAACGTAGGGGTCGCCGCGCGTGTGGCTGCTGTGCGGGACGTTGCCGTCGGGCATCCAGCCGTCGCCGGGGACGTTCGCATCGAAGGTGAACAGGACGGTCTCGTTGTCGGTGCTGGTGATCAGCCAGCTGTTGCCGCTGATCGGCCACGAGCTGTCCCAGCTGCCGAACGCGGTGGCCTTCCATTCGTAACGACCCGCGGTGGGGATGACGATCTCCACACTGTGGATGCCGTCGCCGGCGACCATGTCACCGTTGGTGCCGTCGTCGTACATCGGATTGCCGGCGTTGTCCCAGCCGTTGAAGTCGCCGGCCGCGTTGTACGTCTGGGCGAGCGCGGGGCTGGCGGTCAGGGCGACGAACGCCAGGAGCGTGAACAATGTCTTCATGGTGTCGATCCTCTCGGGTCCCGCTGGGGGTACAGGGACCGGTCCGTGCGTCGCAACGCCACCGGGAGGGACCGATCCGGAACATTCCGGATGATTTTCTCACGTCCGGGGGTCCGTAAGCAACTGCACGCGGTCTGGACGCAGCGATCGGCCCGGTGCCGGGTCGGGTCTGGTCGGGTCTGCGAGCCGGCAAGTCGACGGCGCGCCCGAGTCCGCCCCCCGTCCTCGGCCTTCCCAGGAAGGCAAAGACGAGCCGCGGTGTTGATATAGTCAATCTAACTATTGATTTTATTGATACTCTGATCTACCTTTCTCACCGAAAGGTAGGATTCCATGGACATCTCCAAGGCCCGTTGCCCCGAGTGCGAACGCTCCATGGCGGTGGCCCGCATGGTGTGCGATCGCTGCGACGTGCAGCTCGAGGGCGAGTTCGAGGTCCCGCCGCTGGCGCGGCTGCCGCTCGAGGACCAGGCCTTCGTCATCGCGTTCATCCGCAACCACGGGCACATCAAGAAGATGGAAGGCCTGTTCGGGATCAGTTACCCGACCGTGAAGAACCGCCTGAACGCGATCGCGGCGGAGCTCGACGCCACCTTCGACGCTCCGTCGGACAACGAGCTCGTGCTCGACCGGCTCGCCCGCGGCGAGATCTCGGTCGAGCAGGCGCTGGAGAGGTTGGAACCATGAGGCCCGCGCTCGGCCCCGGCGTCGACCTCGACACCACCGACCGCACGTGCACCCACGTCCGTTCTTCCTGAGCTCCCACCGGAAGGGAAGGAGTCGTCATGTCCCGCGAACGAGAGAAGATCCTCCGCATGGTGGCCGACGGCACGATCACGCCCGACGAGGCCGAGCAGCTGTTGAACCGGCTCGACCCCAGGGCGCCGACGGCCGTGGCCGAACCCTCCACCGAACGGGGTGAACGGCCGCCCGGACCCATCAAGTACCTGCGCGTCGTGATCAACGGCGGTGACGACAAGGTCAACGTGCGCGTGCCGATCGCGCTGATCCGCACGGGCATCAAGCTGAGCACGCTGATGCCCAACGATGCCAGCGAGCACCTGCGGCAGAAGGGCATCGACCTGGGCCGTCTGAACGAGCTCGACGGCGACGAACTCATGGACGCCCTGCGCGAGCTGTGGGTCGAGGTCGAGTCGGAGGACGGCGACACCATCCGCGTGTTCTGCGAATAGCCCGCCGTCCTCCGCCGGCGGTCAGTTCCACTGGGATTCCGGCACCAGGAATCCCTGGAAGCTGAAGGTGATCGACCGCACGTGCAGGTCGCCACCGCAGAATCCCTGCTGGTCGGTGCCGATGCCCACGGTGTGACCGCCCCCGGCCACGCCGTAGGTGTCCGACCAGGTGTCGCAGCCGGTCTGGTTCTCGTAGCGGAACTCCTCGCCGTCGACCTCCACGAGCATCTGCGTGCAGTCGCTCTCGGCCTCGCGGAGCATCGACACGCCGATGCCCGTCACGCTGGACGGGAGCGGGAAGGTGAAGTCCACCTTGCTCTCGGAGATGCCGTTGCCGTTGAAGATCCACTTGGCCGTGGAACCGCAGCGGATCCAGTCGGGCGATGCGCCGTGCGACCGGCCGGTGCCGTAGGAGATGGTCACGCCACCGTCGGCGAAGGGTGCGTAGTTGGTCCGCGTGACGGCGC
Coding sequences within:
- a CDS encoding choice-of-anchor X domain-containing protein, with protein sequence MKTLFTLLAFVALTASPALAQTYNAAGDFNGWDNAGNPMYDDGTNGDMVAGDGIHSVEIVIPTAGRYEWKATAFGSWDSSWPISGNSWLITSTDNETVLFTFDANVPGDGWMPDGNVPHSSHTRGDPYVLVGSLGDELGGADWDPAGSLVMHDDGLDGDIIAGDGVYTFVGDIATAGTYEWKVAVNNDWAEQFGADGPSINASTVQIEVTDPVSLRFLLDANSGRITWALAEEPVDTDDSSWGAVKESFR
- a CDS encoding DUF2089 domain-containing protein — translated: MDISKARCPECERSMAVARMVCDRCDVQLEGEFEVPPLARLPLEDQAFVIAFIRNHGHIKKMEGLFGISYPTVKNRLNAIAAELDATFDAPSDNELVLDRLARGEISVEQALERLEP